In Acipenser ruthenus chromosome 6, fAciRut3.2 maternal haplotype, whole genome shotgun sequence, the following proteins share a genomic window:
- the LOC117411002 gene encoding uncharacterized protein LOC117411002 isoform X3: protein MSSEYLNVLNRVSSAEEVAVSLQKLMNKLKGEYITEAGQAINYTALRESDLFQRYLLVTQQLREVNLASLSEEENKAFFINVYNALTIHGIAASDTIPQSVLEIDKFWETTAYNVGGFNLSLDDIEHGILRGNAPHPSRSQPQFDSKDPRLQFSLRNRDPRIHFALVCGAKSCPAVSVYTTENLERALSTAAESFCQQEVQVDISKKQVTMSKIFQWYMTDFAPSPKELVSSLSFLCLVFLTWQFPHLRCRQSYVFSSGT from the exons ATGTCTTCAGAATACCTCAACGTTCTAAACCGTGTTTCATCTGCAGAAGAGGTGGCGGTTTCATTGCAAAAACTTATGAACAA GTTAAAAGGAGAGTACATAACAGAAGCTGGGCAAGCAATCAACTACACAGCTCTGCGGGAGAGTGACTTATTCCAGAGGTACCTTCTGGTAACACAGCAGCTCAGGGAAGTAAACCTTGCCTCCCTCAGCGAAGAAGAAAACAAGGCTTTTTTCATCA ATGTTTACAATGCACTTACTATTCATGGTATAGCAGCTTCTGATACTATACCCCAGTCAGTGTTGGAAATTGACAAGTTCTGGGAGACTACAGCATACAACGTCGGAGGTTTTAACCTGTCTTTGGATGACATTGAGCATGGCATACTGAGAG gtAATGCACCACACCCATCTAGGTCTCAGCCACAGTTTGACTCCAAAGATCCTCGACTCCAGTTTTCTCTCAGGAACCGTGACCCAAGGATTCACTTTGCACTTGTGTGTGGTGCTAAG TCCTGTCCTGCGGTTAGCGTCTATACCACTGAGAATTTAGAAAGGGCATTGAGCACAGCTGCTGAAAGCTTCTGTCAGCAGGAAGTACAGGTGGATATATCCAAAAAACAG GTCACAATGTCTAAAATCTTTCAGTGGTACATGACAGACTTTGCACCGTCACCAAAGGAGCTAGTGAG ctccttgtcgtttctttgtttggtgtTCCTTACCTGGCAGTTCCCGCATCTCCGTTGTCGGCAGTCCTATGTCTTCAGCTCCGGGACCTAG
- the LOC117411002 gene encoding uncharacterized protein LOC117411002 isoform X5, whose product MFPLFLYCRVAHGCTVESDLSGIEASDTIPQSVLEIDKFWETTAYNVGGFNLSLDDIEHGILRGNAPHPSRSQPQFDSKDPRLQFSLRNRDPRIHFALVCGAKSCPAVSVYTTENLERALSTAAESFCQQEVQVDISKKQVTMSKIFQWYMTDFAPSPKELVSSRISVVGSPMSSAPGPSKRTSTGLASCQKSSFKNYQAWTMPRLLKVLFIRNISYSTDAS is encoded by the exons ATGTTTCCCCTTTTTCTGTATTGCAGAGTGGCACATGGATGTACAGTAGAATCTGATTTATCTGGGATTGAag CTTCTGATACTATACCCCAGTCAGTGTTGGAAATTGACAAGTTCTGGGAGACTACAGCATACAACGTCGGAGGTTTTAACCTGTCTTTGGATGACATTGAGCATGGCATACTGAGAG gtAATGCACCACACCCATCTAGGTCTCAGCCACAGTTTGACTCCAAAGATCCTCGACTCCAGTTTTCTCTCAGGAACCGTGACCCAAGGATTCACTTTGCACTTGTGTGTGGTGCTAAG TCCTGTCCTGCGGTTAGCGTCTATACCACTGAGAATTTAGAAAGGGCATTGAGCACAGCTGCTGAAAGCTTCTGTCAGCAGGAAGTACAGGTGGATATATCCAAAAAACAG GTCACAATGTCTAAAATCTTTCAGTGGTACATGACAGACTTTGCACCGTCACCAAAGGAGCTAGTGAG TTCCCGCATCTCCGTTGTCGGCAGTCCTATGTCTTCAGCTCCGGGACCTAGCAAGCGGACTTCTACTGGGCTCGCATCTTGCCAGAAATCATCCTTCAAAAACTATCAAGCTTGGACAATGCCACGCCTCCTGAAAGTTTTATTCATCAGAAACATTTCTTACAGCACCGATGCTTCCTGA
- the LOC117411002 gene encoding uncharacterized protein LOC117411002 isoform X2 produces MSSEYLNVLNRVSSAEEVAVSLQKLMNKLKGEYITEAGQAINYTALRESDLFQRYLLVTQQLREVNLASLSEEENKAFFINVYNALTIHGIAASDTIPQSVLEIDKFWETTAYNVGGFNLSLDDIEHGILRGNAPHPSRSQPQFDSKDPRLQFSLRNRDPRIHFALVCGAKSCPAVSVYTTENLERALSTAAESFCQQEVQVDISKKQVTMSKIFQWYMTDFAPSPKELVRWVLQYLNHDQVEAASLLLSDPDLQVNFSSYNWQLNKL; encoded by the exons ATGTCTTCAGAATACCTCAACGTTCTAAACCGTGTTTCATCTGCAGAAGAGGTGGCGGTTTCATTGCAAAAACTTATGAACAA GTTAAAAGGAGAGTACATAACAGAAGCTGGGCAAGCAATCAACTACACAGCTCTGCGGGAGAGTGACTTATTCCAGAGGTACCTTCTGGTAACACAGCAGCTCAGGGAAGTAAACCTTGCCTCCCTCAGCGAAGAAGAAAACAAGGCTTTTTTCATCA ATGTTTACAATGCACTTACTATTCATGGTATAGCAGCTTCTGATACTATACCCCAGTCAGTGTTGGAAATTGACAAGTTCTGGGAGACTACAGCATACAACGTCGGAGGTTTTAACCTGTCTTTGGATGACATTGAGCATGGCATACTGAGAG gtAATGCACCACACCCATCTAGGTCTCAGCCACAGTTTGACTCCAAAGATCCTCGACTCCAGTTTTCTCTCAGGAACCGTGACCCAAGGATTCACTTTGCACTTGTGTGTGGTGCTAAG TCCTGTCCTGCGGTTAGCGTCTATACCACTGAGAATTTAGAAAGGGCATTGAGCACAGCTGCTGAAAGCTTCTGTCAGCAGGAAGTACAGGTGGATATATCCAAAAAACAG GTCACAATGTCTAAAATCTTTCAGTGGTACATGACAGACTTTGCACCGTCACCAAAGGAGCTAGTGAG GTGGGTTCTTCAGTATCTTAACCATGACCAAGTGGAAGCTGCATCTCTGCTTCTCAGTGACCCTGATCTGCAGGTCAACTTTTCAAGCTATAACTGGCAGCTGAACAAACTCTAG
- the LOC117411002 gene encoding uncharacterized protein LOC117411002 isoform X1, with protein MSSEYLNVLNRVSSAEEVAVSLQKLMNKLKGEYITEAGQAINYTALRESDLFQRYLLVTQQLREVNLASLSEEENKAFFINVYNALTIHGIAASDTIPQSVLEIDKFWETTAYNVGGFNLSLDDIEHGILRGNAPHPSRSQPQFDSKDPRLQFSLRNRDPRIHFALVCGAKSCPAVSVYTTENLERALSTAAESFCQQEVQVDISKKQVTMSKIFQWYMTDFAPSPKELVSSRISVVGSPMSSAPGPSKRTSTGLASCQKSSFKNYQAWTMPRLLKVLFIRNISYSTDAS; from the exons ATGTCTTCAGAATACCTCAACGTTCTAAACCGTGTTTCATCTGCAGAAGAGGTGGCGGTTTCATTGCAAAAACTTATGAACAA GTTAAAAGGAGAGTACATAACAGAAGCTGGGCAAGCAATCAACTACACAGCTCTGCGGGAGAGTGACTTATTCCAGAGGTACCTTCTGGTAACACAGCAGCTCAGGGAAGTAAACCTTGCCTCCCTCAGCGAAGAAGAAAACAAGGCTTTTTTCATCA ATGTTTACAATGCACTTACTATTCATGGTATAGCAGCTTCTGATACTATACCCCAGTCAGTGTTGGAAATTGACAAGTTCTGGGAGACTACAGCATACAACGTCGGAGGTTTTAACCTGTCTTTGGATGACATTGAGCATGGCATACTGAGAG gtAATGCACCACACCCATCTAGGTCTCAGCCACAGTTTGACTCCAAAGATCCTCGACTCCAGTTTTCTCTCAGGAACCGTGACCCAAGGATTCACTTTGCACTTGTGTGTGGTGCTAAG TCCTGTCCTGCGGTTAGCGTCTATACCACTGAGAATTTAGAAAGGGCATTGAGCACAGCTGCTGAAAGCTTCTGTCAGCAGGAAGTACAGGTGGATATATCCAAAAAACAG GTCACAATGTCTAAAATCTTTCAGTGGTACATGACAGACTTTGCACCGTCACCAAAGGAGCTAGTGAG TTCCCGCATCTCCGTTGTCGGCAGTCCTATGTCTTCAGCTCCGGGACCTAGCAAGCGGACTTCTACTGGGCTCGCATCTTGCCAGAAATCATCCTTCAAAAACTATCAAGCTTGGACAATGCCACGCCTCCTGAAAGTTTTATTCATCAGAAACATTTCTTACAGCACCGATGCTTCCTGA
- the LOC117411002 gene encoding uncharacterized protein LOC117411002 isoform X4, producing the protein MFPLFLYCRVAHGCTVESDLSGIEAASDTIPQSVLEIDKFWETTAYNVGGFNLSLDDIEHGILRGNAPHPSRSQPQFDSKDPRLQFSLRNRDPRIHFALVCGAKSCPAVSVYTTENLERALSTAAESFCQQEVQVDISKKQVTMSKIFQWYMTDFAPSPKELVSSRISVVGSPMSSAPGPSKRTSTGLASCQKSSFKNYQAWTMPRLLKVLFIRNISYSTDAS; encoded by the exons ATGTTTCCCCTTTTTCTGTATTGCAGAGTGGCACATGGATGTACAGTAGAATCTGATTTATCTGGGATTGAag CAGCTTCTGATACTATACCCCAGTCAGTGTTGGAAATTGACAAGTTCTGGGAGACTACAGCATACAACGTCGGAGGTTTTAACCTGTCTTTGGATGACATTGAGCATGGCATACTGAGAG gtAATGCACCACACCCATCTAGGTCTCAGCCACAGTTTGACTCCAAAGATCCTCGACTCCAGTTTTCTCTCAGGAACCGTGACCCAAGGATTCACTTTGCACTTGTGTGTGGTGCTAAG TCCTGTCCTGCGGTTAGCGTCTATACCACTGAGAATTTAGAAAGGGCATTGAGCACAGCTGCTGAAAGCTTCTGTCAGCAGGAAGTACAGGTGGATATATCCAAAAAACAG GTCACAATGTCTAAAATCTTTCAGTGGTACATGACAGACTTTGCACCGTCACCAAAGGAGCTAGTGAG TTCCCGCATCTCCGTTGTCGGCAGTCCTATGTCTTCAGCTCCGGGACCTAGCAAGCGGACTTCTACTGGGCTCGCATCTTGCCAGAAATCATCCTTCAAAAACTATCAAGCTTGGACAATGCCACGCCTCCTGAAAGTTTTATTCATCAGAAACATTTCTTACAGCACCGATGCTTCCTGA